A single Chanos chanos chromosome 8, fChaCha1.1, whole genome shotgun sequence DNA region contains:
- the LOC115819293 gene encoding beta-1,3-galactosyltransferase 2-like, translating into MLLLFLYNKDVFARDKDVTPVFEGNPGPYHVAYPRNYKFIQDQSRICYDHNPFLVVIVPVAPHNQEARDTIRKTWGNDSLVQEKKFLVLFLLGLPSGANTEKMQEMLSLENQRHQDLIQANFTDSYRNLTIKTMMMLEWLASYCDQALYAVKVDSDILLNLRNLVKILPKVPKDYMTGLVWWHSVVLRDPSNKFYLPYDVYQKPEYPPYPLGMCYVISLDLPAKLLKASRQIKPIYIEDAYLGMCLEKLGVKPTNSPNPTDFVVVPPDNYDRCFYASTIAIMTKSSAELTKFWTDLNRFGYMC; encoded by the coding sequence ATGttactcctcttcctctacaACAAAGACGTCTTTGCGAGGGACAAGGATGTTACCCCTGTCTTTGAGGGAAATCCTGGGCCTTATCACGTTGCTTATCCGAGGAACTATAAATTCATTCAAGATCAATCTCGGATCTGCTATGACCACAATCCATTCCTGGTAGTGATAGTCCCAGTGGCCCCACATAACCAGGAGGCTCGAGATACCATCAGAAAAACCTGGGGAAATGATAGTCTGGTTCAGGAGAAGAAATTTTTGGTGCTTTTCTTGCTGGGCCTCCCATCTGGAGCCAATACTGAGAAGATGCAGGAAATGCTTAGTTTGGAAAACCAGAGGCACCAGGACCTGATTCAGGCCAACTTCACCGACTCCTACAGGAACCTGACTATCAAAACCATGATGATGCTAGAGTGGTTGGCGTCCTACTGCGATCAGGCCCTCTACGCCGTTAAGGTCGATTCTGACATTCTCCTGAATTTAAGGAACCTGGTCAAAATACTGCCGAAGGTGCCGAAGGACTACATGACTGGGTTGGTATGGTGGCACAGCGTGGTCCTACGAGATCCCTCAAATAAGTTTTACCTGCCCTATGATGTTTACCAAAAGCCTGAGTATCCTCCTTATCCACTAGGCATGTGCTATGTCATCTCCTTAGACCTACCAGCAAAACTTTTAAAGGCATCAAGACAAATTAAACCAATTTACATAGAGGACGCTTATTTAGGCATGTGTCTTGAAAAATTGGGTGTTAAACCCACAAACTCGCCAAATCCGACGGATTTTGTGGTTGTTCCACCTGACAATTACGATAGATGTTTCTATGCTTCTACCATAGCCATAATGACAAAGAGTTCTGCAGAGCTTACAAAGTTTTGGACGGACCTTAACAGGTTTGGCTATATGTGCTGA